In Achromobacter spanius, the following proteins share a genomic window:
- a CDS encoding phage terminase large subunit family protein gives MTLREWAERHFYLSAESSYVEQRWEAWPFQRAILACIGSDDVHEVDVIKSARVGYTKIVLAALGYFAEHRRRNQALWQPTDSARDEFVKTELEPMLRDVTAMHPIFPARLARHKDNTLLVKKFRGSVLHLRGGRSGDNYRRLSISVAVLDEFSSFDSNIDGEGDPGQLASKRLEGATFPKLVIGSTPKLKETCLMDKRAAGADARYDYHIACPHCGEHHALTWGGKDEPHGFKWLNGDPETVRHLCPHCGVLTTQGEYLAASEDGLWFGTDGTTIDRDGVFRNAAGEIVPAHKRIAFQVWTAYSPMVSWSKLVREFQDAYAKAQQGDDEPLKTFWNTTLGQAWEGEIEKIEADELKRRAEIEAYRLPGLGDNMVPMGCTLLLAGCDTQGNRVEVGVWGFGRGQEMWTIDHQIFHGNPAEDEVWASVAEYLFERRFQHEGGQQMSIYASAIDSGGHHSNAVYDFARRNKARRVFAVRGRPFGEKAIKDGAGQVDIDWRGKRLKKGVILWHVGTNLAKDLLHSRLAIESPGAGYVHLSADLSEEWFRQFSGEVRVARKTATGVRTLWTAIRKRVETWDCAVYALWVAEHLGLSRKTVAWWDAMAAKLDALPPAAEHDDEATQSTEPQPAKSARAALASPAAAPRAPARPARRRAAPSSYLKGRR, from the coding sequence ATGACGCTGCGGGAATGGGCAGAGCGCCACTTTTATCTGTCGGCGGAATCGTCGTATGTCGAGCAGCGGTGGGAGGCTTGGCCTTTCCAACGCGCGATCCTGGCCTGCATTGGAAGCGATGATGTGCACGAAGTAGACGTCATCAAGTCGGCTCGCGTCGGATACACAAAAATCGTTTTGGCGGCGCTCGGATACTTCGCCGAACACCGTCGCCGCAACCAAGCGCTATGGCAGCCCACTGACAGCGCCCGGGACGAGTTCGTCAAAACGGAATTGGAACCGATGCTGCGGGACGTGACCGCCATGCATCCGATTTTTCCGGCCCGGCTGGCGCGCCACAAAGACAACACGCTGCTGGTGAAGAAGTTTCGCGGTAGCGTCCTGCACCTGCGCGGGGGGCGGTCCGGCGACAACTATCGGCGCCTGTCAATCAGCGTTGCTGTGCTGGACGAGTTCAGCTCGTTTGATTCGAACATCGATGGTGAAGGCGACCCCGGCCAACTGGCGAGCAAGCGCCTTGAAGGGGCCACCTTTCCCAAGCTGGTAATCGGGTCCACGCCGAAGCTCAAAGAGACCTGCCTGATGGACAAGCGTGCGGCCGGCGCGGATGCGCGCTATGACTATCACATAGCCTGCCCCCACTGCGGAGAACATCACGCATTGACATGGGGCGGGAAGGACGAACCCCACGGATTCAAATGGTTGAACGGCGACCCTGAGACGGTCCGGCACTTGTGCCCGCATTGCGGGGTGTTGACGACTCAGGGTGAGTACTTGGCCGCGTCGGAGGATGGACTCTGGTTCGGCACGGACGGAACGACGATTGATCGTGATGGAGTTTTCCGCAATGCGGCCGGCGAGATCGTCCCGGCCCACAAGCGGATCGCCTTTCAAGTCTGGACCGCGTACAGCCCGATGGTGAGTTGGTCCAAGCTGGTCCGCGAGTTTCAGGATGCCTATGCCAAGGCACAGCAGGGCGACGACGAGCCGCTAAAGACGTTCTGGAACACGACGCTTGGGCAGGCTTGGGAAGGCGAAATCGAGAAAATCGAGGCCGACGAACTCAAGCGGCGCGCGGAGATCGAAGCTTATCGGCTCCCTGGGCTGGGCGACAACATGGTACCGATGGGCTGCACGCTCTTACTGGCTGGCTGCGACACACAGGGCAATCGGGTCGAGGTGGGCGTCTGGGGGTTTGGGCGCGGCCAAGAAATGTGGACGATTGATCATCAGATTTTTCACGGCAATCCAGCCGAGGATGAAGTCTGGGCCAGCGTGGCGGAATACCTGTTCGAGCGCCGTTTCCAGCATGAGGGCGGCCAGCAGATGAGCATTTATGCATCCGCCATCGACTCCGGCGGCCACCACTCGAATGCCGTTTATGACTTCGCGCGACGCAACAAGGCGCGCCGGGTATTCGCAGTACGTGGGCGGCCTTTCGGTGAGAAGGCGATCAAGGATGGCGCCGGCCAGGTCGATATCGACTGGCGTGGCAAGCGTTTGAAGAAGGGCGTCATCCTCTGGCACGTTGGCACCAACTTGGCCAAAGACCTGCTGCATAGTCGCTTGGCTATCGAGTCGCCGGGGGCGGGCTATGTCCACCTGTCGGCGGATCTGTCAGAAGAGTGGTTTAGACAGTTCTCGGGCGAGGTGCGGGTAGCGCGAAAGACTGCCACCGGTGTTCGCACGCTCTGGACGGCGATTCGAAAGCGCGTGGAAACGTGGGACTGCGCCGTTTATGCCCTCTGGGTTGCCGAGCACCTGGGTCTTTCTCGCAAGACCGTCGCCTGGTGGGACGCGATGGCGGCCAAGCTGGATGCGCTGCCGCCGGCCGCCGAGCATGACGACGAAGCGACGCAATCAACCGAACCGCAGCCGGCTAAGTCAGCGCGGGCGGCCCTAGCGTCGCCCGCAGCGGCCCCCAGGGCGCCAGCGCGCCCAGCCCGCCGCCGTGCTGCACCCTCAAGCTATTTGAAAGGGCGGAGGTAA
- a CDS encoding serine/threonine protein kinase translates to MGKDKTGTIFGRWKLIEKIGEGGNGEVWTVTENGLEYFALKLLSRGGIDEPYQRFCREIETLKRLEDFSGIVPLLDSLIPEDPKKCRPWYVMPLAKQYEEAVIDRSMAQITVDFQFLASTLARLHKLGIYHRDIKPANFLILEDTVCLSDFGLVKLLEAEGLTPKRRDVGAKFTIAPEMRRTASEADAAPADIYSLAKSLWIVLTRQALGFEGQYDRNSTTVGLSNYIRTDLYLTPLEDLLEAATDHDPAKRPSADEFSYRLAEWTRINASFDNKNSLQWSEVAERLFPLGQPSRAEWADRAHICTVLKLASKARALNHMFYPTGGGMTLLDADIAPEHGMIQLRIGENMFNLCAPLRLVFEPYPDKPEWSYFRLELKTVSSISAPNNSFENTSEELTEIEPGRYVSINSWFENEHNGCTLPDTARRVDRYSGGSIVLFSTTSPYNRDPRTYDARHNRFNTDEFRAYIHRQAELVDKESP, encoded by the coding sequence ATGGGTAAAGACAAAACAGGAACAATTTTTGGCCGTTGGAAATTGATAGAAAAAATTGGTGAAGGTGGAAATGGTGAAGTTTGGACCGTCACTGAAAACGGCCTAGAGTATTTTGCGCTGAAGTTACTATCGCGCGGCGGCATCGATGAACCGTACCAGCGATTCTGCCGCGAAATAGAAACTTTGAAGAGACTTGAGGACTTCAGCGGGATCGTGCCGCTACTGGATAGTCTTATTCCCGAAGATCCTAAGAAGTGCCGACCGTGGTATGTGATGCCTCTTGCCAAGCAATATGAAGAGGCAGTAATTGACAGGTCGATGGCTCAAATTACTGTGGACTTCCAGTTCTTGGCATCAACGCTTGCTCGCTTGCATAAGCTTGGCATATATCATCGCGACATTAAACCCGCCAATTTCTTGATTCTAGAAGATACGGTATGTCTTTCGGATTTCGGATTAGTCAAACTTCTCGAGGCTGAGGGCCTTACTCCAAAACGCAGAGACGTCGGAGCAAAATTTACCATCGCGCCGGAAATGAGAAGAACTGCATCCGAGGCAGATGCTGCTCCAGCAGACATCTACTCTCTAGCAAAGTCGTTATGGATAGTCCTCACTCGGCAGGCTCTCGGTTTTGAGGGCCAATACGACCGTAACTCAACTACGGTGGGCCTCTCCAACTACATACGAACCGATCTGTACCTTACGCCGCTCGAAGATCTTCTAGAAGCAGCAACCGACCACGATCCGGCGAAAAGGCCGTCTGCTGACGAGTTCTCGTATCGACTGGCCGAATGGACTCGGATCAATGCGAGTTTTGATAATAAAAATAGCCTTCAGTGGAGTGAGGTCGCCGAAAGACTCTTTCCTTTAGGTCAACCTTCTAGGGCCGAGTGGGCGGACAGGGCTCACATTTGCACAGTTTTAAAGCTTGCGTCTAAGGCACGGGCCCTGAATCATATGTTCTATCCAACCGGGGGGGGCATGACACTGTTAGACGCTGACATTGCCCCAGAGCACGGAATGATCCAACTTCGCATCGGCGAAAACATGTTCAACCTCTGCGCACCCCTACGGTTGGTTTTTGAACCGTACCCGGATAAGCCAGAGTGGAGCTACTTTAGACTTGAGCTTAAGACAGTTTCTTCCATTTCAGCCCCCAATAATTCATTTGAGAATACGAGCGAAGAGCTTACAGAAATTGAACCTGGACGCTATGTTTCTATAAATAGCTGGTTCGAAAACGAGCACAATGGCTGCACACTTCCTGATACTGCGCGTCGGGTCGACAGGTATTCTGGGGGCAGCATAGTTTTATTTAGTACCACGTCGCCTTATAACCGAGACCCGCGCACTTACGACGCAAGACACAACCGCTTCAACACAGACGAATTTCGAGCCTATATTCATAGACAGGCCGAACTAGTGGATAAAGAGAGTCCGTAG
- a CDS encoding AAA family ATPase: MTVSQLIEDQFAGALKAAGLAPKEILADGKLHRFDTAKPGKKSGWYVLHGDGLAAGAFGDWATDLQETWCAKAERQFSEDERRAHQERVKAARLAAAAELASEHQAAADACATIWEKARDALADNPYCVSKGVKPLGLREFHDKRTLLIPLRDSAGKLWSLQFVDAQGRKRFKTHGKMRGCYYAFGGRPKDLLLVVEGYATGASLHDATGYPVAVAFNAGNLGIVATALRAKMPSVRIVICGDLDESETGQRAAKAAASAVGGVAVLPSFNEGALIDGKAPSDFNDMARLVGRDSVTAHVHHAIQATGAEERTSTSVAGGVSLVRAVDIEERPIHWLWPGWLAKGKLIILAGAAGTGKTTLALGLAATVTTGGRWPDGLLCAGSGNVLVWSSEDDPADTLKPRLMACGADVRNVYFVQGVTDSITGELLPFDPARDIPTLTAAVSAIGGASLLLIDPIVSAVAGDMHRANDVRRGLQAVVDFAVGQDCAVVGITHFSKGSAGSSPQERVIGSQAFGALARTVIVAAKEEDSEARVLARAKSNISVDDGGVLYHIEPCTLESGIETTRVVWGDRIEGTARDILGAIEAPQTEESSEQDDAAEFLRGLLADGPVPSKQVKADADGAGFAWATIRRAQKSIGAEAYRAGDGIGAKGAWFWRLGRQGQDAKVLTDSPKVLIENSEHLRETLSTLGKPAGAGEEAF, encoded by the coding sequence ATGACCGTGTCTCAACTCATCGAGGACCAATTCGCGGGGGCGCTGAAGGCCGCTGGCCTCGCGCCCAAGGAAATCCTGGCCGACGGTAAGCTGCATCGCTTTGACACCGCCAAACCGGGAAAGAAGAGCGGCTGGTATGTGCTGCATGGCGATGGCCTTGCGGCTGGGGCGTTTGGCGACTGGGCGACCGACCTACAAGAGACGTGGTGCGCCAAGGCAGAGCGCCAGTTTTCCGAAGACGAACGGCGTGCTCATCAAGAGCGAGTGAAAGCCGCTCGCCTTGCCGCAGCGGCCGAACTCGCCAGCGAGCATCAAGCCGCGGCAGATGCTTGCGCCACCATATGGGAGAAGGCTCGGGATGCGTTGGCAGACAATCCCTATTGCGTCTCGAAGGGCGTAAAACCTCTGGGGCTCCGTGAATTCCATGACAAGCGAACCCTGCTGATTCCGCTGCGAGACTCGGCGGGCAAGCTTTGGAGTTTGCAATTCGTCGATGCTCAGGGCCGCAAGCGGTTCAAGACGCACGGCAAGATGCGCGGTTGCTATTACGCCTTCGGTGGACGCCCCAAAGATTTATTGCTAGTTGTCGAGGGATACGCGACGGGGGCGAGTTTGCATGACGCCACGGGCTACCCCGTGGCCGTGGCGTTTAACGCTGGAAATTTGGGCATCGTGGCTACAGCCTTACGGGCCAAGATGCCGAGCGTTCGCATAGTGATTTGCGGCGATTTGGACGAATCGGAGACGGGGCAACGAGCAGCGAAAGCCGCTGCCAGTGCGGTTGGCGGAGTGGCTGTTTTGCCTTCATTCAATGAAGGGGCGCTGATCGACGGCAAGGCACCTTCCGACTTCAACGACATGGCCCGCTTGGTTGGACGCGATTCCGTAACGGCGCATGTTCATCACGCTATTCAGGCAACTGGAGCGGAGGAGCGAACCAGCACGAGTGTGGCGGGCGGCGTCTCGCTCGTACGGGCCGTCGATATCGAGGAACGGCCGATTCATTGGCTGTGGCCTGGCTGGCTGGCAAAGGGCAAGCTCATTATTCTGGCGGGAGCTGCCGGCACGGGAAAGACGACCTTAGCCCTGGGCCTAGCTGCGACGGTTACGACCGGGGGGCGCTGGCCTGATGGTCTGTTGTGCGCTGGGTCCGGCAACGTGCTGGTTTGGTCCAGTGAGGATGATCCCGCCGACACGCTTAAGCCGCGCTTGATGGCCTGCGGAGCCGATGTGCGTAATGTGTACTTCGTCCAAGGTGTGACCGATTCCATTACGGGTGAACTGCTGCCGTTTGATCCGGCCCGGGACATCCCGACGCTGACCGCTGCTGTCTCTGCCATCGGAGGAGCTTCGCTGCTATTGATTGACCCTATCGTCAGCGCCGTGGCGGGAGACATGCATAGGGCTAACGACGTGCGACGAGGCCTGCAAGCCGTCGTAGATTTCGCGGTGGGGCAGGACTGCGCGGTCGTAGGGATTACCCACTTCTCCAAAGGCTCGGCAGGATCTTCACCGCAGGAGCGCGTGATTGGATCGCAAGCTTTCGGTGCTCTGGCGCGTACTGTGATCGTTGCGGCTAAGGAAGAGGATAGCGAAGCTCGGGTGCTGGCCAGGGCGAAAAGCAATATTTCCGTGGACGACGGGGGCGTGCTGTATCACATCGAGCCTTGCACGCTCGAAAGTGGAATAGAAACAACGCGCGTTGTGTGGGGAGATCGAATAGAAGGAACGGCCAGGGACATTCTCGGGGCAATCGAAGCCCCGCAGACAGAAGAAAGCAGTGAGCAAGACGACGCTGCCGAGTTCCTGCGAGGGTTGCTGGCGGACGGTCCAGTGCCTTCCAAACAGGTAAAGGCCGATGCGGATGGAGCAGGCTTTGCTTGGGCAACGATTCGTCGCGCGCAAAAGTCCATCGGCGCCGAGGCGTATCGAGCCGGTGACGGGATCGGGGCTAAAGGGGCCTGGTTCTGGCGCCTGGGTCGGCAGGGCCAAGACGCTAAGGTGCTCACCGATTCCCCTAAGGTGCTCATAGAAAACAGTGAGCATCTTAGGGAAACCTTGAGCACCTTAGGCAAACCGGCCGGTGCAGGCGAGGAGGCATTTTGA
- a CDS encoding helix-turn-helix transcriptional regulator — protein sequence MSKTTLLRLPEVRKRTLRSRTTIYTDPTFPKPIKIGKRAVAWLESEVDEWIARRIAASRSEPR from the coding sequence ATGTCGAAAACGACCTTGCTACGGCTGCCAGAGGTTCGCAAGCGGACGCTCAGAAGCAGAACCACTATCTACACCGATCCTACGTTTCCTAAGCCAATCAAGATCGGAAAGAGGGCGGTTGCGTGGCTTGAAAGTGAGGTGGATGAATGGATCGCCAGGCGCATTGCGGCCAGTCGCTCAGAGCCTCGGTAG
- a CDS encoding tyrosine-type recombinase/integrase: MKLTDTALRHAKCEGRGRKLADGHGLYLLVRPSGSRYWRWKYRYQGKEKLMAFGVYPIVTLAQARERHRDARLLLASGIDPMERRKGTQQVASEGVDFQTLSKQWFIHWSPSRSKSRIKSIRRYLDDDILPRIGKRRLVDLTPAAFRDLAKRIEARGAVTVAREVLQVCSQILRYAVAHDMIDRNPVGELQAGDVLRAHKRTNHARVDARDLPALLRAMHFYPGGDVVRLALRLLSLTFVRTGELLDAEWHEIDLAGGRWHIPAERMKMDSPHIVPLSRQAVEAFETLRTLHPAGRIVFPGRNADGAPLGRGALRSALSSMGYGGRMTGHGFRGVASTILHEQGWPHEHIELQLAHQSRNSVSAAYNHALYLQPRAEMMQAWADYLDARRGEGPGS, from the coding sequence GTGAAGCTCACAGATACGGCATTGCGCCACGCAAAGTGCGAAGGAAGGGGGCGGAAGCTTGCCGATGGACATGGGCTGTACTTGCTCGTTCGGCCCAGCGGCTCGCGCTATTGGCGCTGGAAATATAGGTATCAGGGCAAAGAAAAGCTGATGGCCTTCGGTGTTTATCCCATCGTCACCCTGGCGCAAGCGCGGGAGCGACATAGAGACGCCCGTTTGCTGCTTGCTTCTGGGATTGATCCGATGGAGAGGAGGAAGGGTACTCAGCAGGTGGCGTCCGAAGGCGTAGATTTCCAGACGCTGTCGAAGCAATGGTTCATTCATTGGAGTCCGTCCCGCTCCAAATCGCGGATCAAGTCCATCCGCCGCTACCTGGACGATGACATATTGCCCCGCATTGGGAAACGTCGCTTGGTGGATCTCACGCCTGCGGCGTTCCGTGACCTGGCAAAGAGAATCGAGGCGAGGGGAGCGGTTACCGTGGCTCGTGAGGTTTTACAGGTATGCAGTCAGATCCTGCGATACGCCGTCGCCCATGACATGATCGACCGAAACCCTGTTGGAGAGCTGCAAGCGGGAGATGTATTACGAGCGCACAAGCGAACGAACCACGCTCGCGTAGACGCAAGAGATTTGCCCGCACTACTTCGTGCCATGCATTTCTATCCGGGGGGCGATGTAGTTCGTCTCGCCCTTCGCCTTTTGAGCTTGACCTTTGTGCGTACCGGGGAGCTGCTCGACGCTGAATGGCACGAAATAGACTTGGCAGGTGGTAGATGGCACATTCCAGCTGAACGAATGAAAATGGATTCACCACACATAGTTCCGCTATCGAGACAGGCCGTTGAGGCCTTCGAAACGCTTCGGACTCTACATCCCGCAGGGCGTATTGTCTTTCCCGGACGTAATGCCGACGGCGCTCCGTTAGGTCGGGGAGCATTGCGTTCTGCGTTGAGTAGCATGGGGTATGGGGGGCGCATGACGGGACATGGCTTCCGTGGGGTCGCGTCAACCATCCTGCATGAGCAAGGTTGGCCTCACGAACACATCGAGTTGCAGCTCGCGCACCAGTCCCGTAACTCCGTGAGCGCCGCCTATAACCACGCGCTATATCTTCAACCTCGCGCCGAAATGATGCAGGCCTGGGCGGATTACCTCGATGCTCGAAGAGGCGAGGGTCCCGGGTCTTAA
- a CDS encoding terminase small subunit produces the protein MIDPDKKTTQARFAQLVGVTQPVISGLLMRGVMTAGDTLGNWLLAYCGNLRDTAAGRNQGPGAPGLDPAAEKARLNAAQADKVEMENAVTRGELAPVSVLEDVLVRAGTKVAATLDAIPAILKRRLPNLTDADLTILRREIAKARNAVAALSLEDIEADDDHED, from the coding sequence ATGATCGATCCGGACAAGAAGACAACGCAGGCGCGCTTCGCGCAATTGGTTGGTGTCACGCAGCCCGTGATCAGCGGCTTGCTGATGCGCGGGGTGATGACCGCGGGCGATACGCTCGGAAACTGGCTGCTGGCCTATTGCGGGAACCTGCGGGACACCGCAGCCGGGCGCAACCAAGGTCCTGGCGCGCCCGGTCTTGATCCGGCGGCAGAAAAGGCACGACTGAATGCGGCTCAGGCTGACAAGGTGGAAATGGAAAACGCTGTCACGCGCGGCGAGCTTGCCCCGGTCAGCGTGCTGGAGGATGTGTTGGTGCGCGCTGGCACGAAGGTCGCCGCCACTCTAGACGCCATCCCGGCAATCCTGAAACGCCGGTTGCCCAATCTGACGGATGCGGATCTGACGATCCTGCGACGAGAAATAGCCAAGGCGCGCAATGCCGTTGCGGCTCTGTCCTTGGAGGATATCGAAGCGGACGACGATCATGAGGACTAG
- a CDS encoding response regulator, whose product MRVLIVDDDSDTAELTAECLMVDGDVTVQIASNGDAALRAVADFAPDTILLDVELRDGCGLDLAIDLKVLSRGCARIVIFSGTVTRSAVGSLPPGVDAWLAKPAHLEEIQACITGKPDSI is encoded by the coding sequence ATGCGCGTACTTATCGTTGACGACGACTCAGACACCGCCGAACTGACTGCCGAATGCTTGATGGTGGATGGTGACGTTACCGTCCAGATCGCCAGCAACGGAGACGCCGCCCTGCGCGCGGTTGCCGACTTCGCACCGGATACGATTTTGCTAGATGTCGAGCTTCGGGACGGTTGCGGGCTTGACTTGGCTATTGACCTAAAGGTCTTAAGCCGCGGATGTGCCCGCATTGTCATCTTCAGCGGTACCGTGACTAGATCCGCCGTAGGATCTTTGCCACCAGGCGTAGACGCCTGGCTTGCAAAACCTGCGCACCTTGAGGAAATTCAAGCGTGTATTACGGGGAAGCCAGATTCCATCTAA
- a CDS encoding H-NS histone family protein: protein MKQRDSLKGLSAEIGQLEHRIYALRAKSKALAVREIVHLMRQSRIMPDEITAAYLPLSPTSSDAPAPRLDGRSRVAPKYRDPETGQTWTGRGVMPRWLAAAELGGRNRRHFIVEPPTRH, encoded by the coding sequence ATGAAGCAAAGAGATTCACTGAAAGGACTGTCTGCCGAAATCGGTCAGTTGGAGCATCGTATATACGCTCTACGTGCGAAGAGCAAAGCGTTGGCTGTCCGCGAGATTGTTCATTTGATGCGTCAGTCCCGAATAATGCCGGATGAAATAACGGCCGCATATTTGCCACTTTCGCCAACATCTTCGGATGCTCCGGCGCCGCGTTTGGATGGGCGATCTCGAGTGGCGCCGAAGTACCGAGATCCTGAGACGGGTCAAACATGGACAGGGCGAGGCGTCATGCCACGTTGGCTGGCTGCGGCTGAGTTGGGCGGTCGCAATCGACGGCACTTTATCGTCGAACCGCCCACCCGGCATTAG
- a CDS encoding putative PDDEXK endonuclease encodes MARNKGASYERKVANMLTEATGRVWRRRVRNAVGDSDVVADDPAFARISIECKHANTLCLPAWWRQAQQQAGEQGVPVLIYRQTGARGESVIVDAHDVNPKIFPVRGRHTVTMGWDVAMQWMREMLPAKVTFSPGIY; translated from the coding sequence ATGGCACGCAATAAGGGCGCATCGTATGAGCGCAAGGTTGCCAACATGCTGACCGAGGCAACCGGCAGGGTGTGGCGGCGGCGGGTGCGCAACGCGGTGGGCGATAGCGACGTGGTTGCGGACGATCCGGCCTTCGCCCGTATCAGCATCGAATGCAAGCACGCCAACACGCTGTGCCTGCCCGCATGGTGGCGCCAAGCGCAACAGCAGGCCGGCGAACAGGGCGTACCGGTGCTGATCTACAGGCAAACGGGGGCGCGTGGCGAATCGGTCATAGTTGACGCCCACGACGTGAACCCGAAGATTTTTCCCGTGCGGGGGCGGCACACCGTCACGATGGGCTGGGATGTAGCAATGCAATGGATGCGGGAAATGCTGCCCGCGAAAGTGACTTTTTCTCCGGGGATTTACTGA
- a CDS encoding DUF7696 family protein, producing MTNSASKTSSESWRLHCEARHVLSLPFDRRVPYLNLVGRKRGIEAQKYLEQEVRRQFAKRRKAA from the coding sequence ATGACGAACAGCGCGAGCAAAACCAGCAGCGAGTCATGGCGCCTGCACTGTGAGGCCCGCCATGTCCTATCCCTTCCGTTCGACCGTCGGGTTCCCTATCTGAATCTGGTTGGCAGGAAGCGCGGTATCGAAGCCCAAAAGTACTTGGAACAAGAGGTAAGGCGACAGTTCGCCAAACGGAGGAAAGCGGCATGA
- a CDS encoding replicative DNA helicase has product MNDVLVPQATDSEQGVIGGLLIDNNAIDRLGDLRVEHFYRADHRVMYGEILAMIGQGVGADVITLADRIRAKGADAGGLEYLSDIVANTPSAANIAQYATTVRDRAQQRGLLELAHDTIDAVRASGAIGAAALIDQTQAGLEKLAEGATRQSEPVRAGDDLINFVEYLELHADDETAGVMSTGYPDLDAKLAGGIRGGDLIVIAGRPKMGKTALALNIGLHVANGGNVLVLSMEMPKRQLHTRNVAILGGVPIPRLLQPKLMLQSDYEGLTAACKHIESLGLWLEDQGNLSLMDVRLKARQIKRKHGLNLLVIDYLQLMRGEGPNRNAEIEGITRGLKALAMELDIGIVLLSQLNRDLEKRPNKRPMPSDLRDSGAIEQDCDAILFVYRDEVYNADSPDRGVAEIIIGAGRQVDRGTVGLQYIGERTKFQSLAQGQAFGNRPAVKGVRYSLMDE; this is encoded by the coding sequence ATGAACGACGTGCTTGTTCCCCAGGCGACCGACTCCGAGCAGGGCGTCATAGGCGGCTTGTTGATCGACAACAACGCCATCGACAGGCTGGGCGACCTGCGGGTAGAGCATTTCTATCGGGCGGATCACCGCGTGATGTACGGCGAGATCCTGGCGATGATCGGGCAGGGCGTGGGGGCGGACGTCATCACCCTGGCAGACCGCATCCGGGCTAAGGGCGCTGACGCGGGCGGGCTGGAGTACCTGAGCGACATCGTTGCCAATACCCCGAGCGCTGCCAACATTGCCCAGTACGCGACGACGGTTCGGGACCGTGCGCAACAGCGGGGCTTGCTGGAGCTTGCACACGACACCATCGACGCCGTGCGCGCTTCAGGGGCCATTGGTGCAGCGGCGTTGATCGACCAAACCCAAGCTGGCCTGGAAAAGTTGGCGGAAGGCGCAACCCGCCAGTCTGAGCCGGTTCGGGCGGGCGATGACCTGATCAACTTTGTGGAATATCTGGAATTGCACGCCGACGACGAAACTGCCGGCGTCATGTCTACCGGCTATCCGGACTTGGACGCAAAGCTGGCTGGCGGCATTCGCGGCGGCGACCTGATTGTGATTGCCGGTCGGCCGAAGATGGGAAAAACGGCGCTCGCGCTCAACATCGGCCTGCATGTTGCCAATGGCGGGAATGTGCTGGTGCTGTCGATGGAAATGCCCAAGCGGCAATTGCACACTCGCAATGTGGCGATTCTCGGGGGCGTGCCGATCCCTCGCCTACTGCAACCCAAGCTGATGTTGCAGTCCGACTACGAGGGGCTGACGGCAGCGTGCAAGCACATCGAATCCCTGGGCCTGTGGCTGGAAGACCAGGGCAATTTGAGCCTGATGGACGTGCGCCTGAAGGCCCGGCAGATCAAGCGCAAACATGGTCTGAACCTTCTGGTGATCGACTACCTGCAACTGATGCGCGGCGAAGGGCCGAACCGCAACGCGGAAATCGAGGGGATCACGCGCGGCCTGAAAGCGCTGGCGATGGAATTGGACATTGGGATTGTCCTGCTGTCGCAACTGAATCGCGATCTTGAGAAACGCCCCAATAAGCGCCCGATGCCGTCTGACCTTCGGGATTCGGGGGCGATTGAGCAGGACTGTGACGCAATCCTGTTCGTGTATCGGGATGAGGTCTACAACGCCGACAGTCCGGATCGTGGTGTTGCGGAAATCATCATTGGCGCTGGCCGCCAGGTGGACCGTGGAACGGTCGGGCTGCAATACATCGGAGAGCGGACGAAGTTCCAGAGCCTGGCCCAGGGCCAAGCATTCGGGAATCGGCCTGCTGTCAAGGGCGTGCGCTACAGCCTGATGGATGAGTAG